A DNA window from Hoplias malabaricus isolate fHopMal1 chromosome 5, fHopMal1.hap1, whole genome shotgun sequence contains the following coding sequences:
- the cyb561d1 gene encoding cytochrome b561 domain-containing protein 1 produces the protein MMRSDVEYSPVGEGLRMREFWLYPCLRRLSVVGAHGAALSFTILISCLVRPGTSLFSWHPLCMSFAFCLCMAEGILLFSAEGSPLCFKSHKGKIRIHWILQTLMLLLAATGLGFMVASKSVSQLPHLTSWHSILGVITLAATTLQAACGVCLLFPKVLRIASVPRLRLYHATCGLLAYLLSTITITAAMFTDLFQAAVKGATWYGFLLLPLFPALVVMNQITNSFLPKKKLTT, from the exons ATGATGCGGTCAGATGTGGAGTACAGTCCTGTGGGGGAGGGGCTTCGGATGCGAGAGTTCTGGCTGTACCCCTGTCTCCGGAGACTCTCTGTGGTGGGTGCACATGGGGCTGCACTCAGCTTCACCATCCTCATCTCCTGTCTCGTCAGACCTGGCACCA gtcTCTTCTCCTGGCACCCACTCTGCATGTCTTTTGCG TTCTGCCTCTGCATGGCGGAAGGGATTTTGCTGTTTTCGGCTGAGGGTTCGCCCCTCTGCTTTAAGTCTCATAAAGGGAAGATTCGCATTCACTGGATCCTGCAGACTCTAATGCTGCTGTTGGCCGCCACAGGGCTGGGCTTCATGGTGGCAAGTAAGAGTGTGTCCCAGCTCCCACACCTCACCTCCTGGCACAGCATCCTCGGTGTCATCACCCTGGCAGCTACAACACTGCAGGCGGCCTGCGGGGTGTGTCTGCTGTTCCCTAAAGTCCTGCGGATCGCATCCGTGCCCCGTCTGCGGCTCTACCATGCAACTTGTGGGCTGCTGGCGTACCTGCTCTCCACTATCACCATCACAGCTGCTATGTTCACAGACTTGTTTCAGGCTGCGGTGAAAGGAGCCACCTGGTACGGCtttctgcttctgcccctcttCCCTGCACTGGTGGTGATGAACCAGATCACCAACTCCTTCCTGCCCAAGAAGAAACTTACCACGTGA
- the zbtb40 gene encoding zinc finger and BTB domain-containing protein 40 isoform X1 → MELPNCSRQLMQQLQTLRKESHFCDCTILVGAAPHPAHKVVLAASSLLLKSLLESSDSISIDETVVTSQEFCSLLDMVYTGKLPVGKHNFTRIIAAADSLQMFDVAVGCKNIFDELVQQAQPKEPLPLNEEQTDRQDYTLSGERVEAQEAYSQGGVGSDDRTSGCHSVSDNSVKNTEKMNGSDAVKKNTEGLTCEKASLASSNVKEEGAIQLLSQKRDELLQILQHLQPWIKYLRTWDTLPTVQREIMLECFEGGPGPDVVFQRLLDRLKDEHDLSDQTLLKLLEQLKSLKHHLTREQEMEGNLGQASVCADKHAPNLSDYLSSVNNLSDVLIQAADKCKNEVLKEVLLVCKGEQGHVQTVKKLLSALSERGIEESSLLELIQEAGEGALGLNQLGESRNTGELVKLQTAGSEEEDGNEGEKPMNDVKRKSVVLSYSCQWCKKSFDYKCRLMRHRKRCALSPGKVQHCSNCPLVFPSLTALQQHCSEAHGGPPVKKKKTEPVSCDLCSKTFKHPSGLLYHRRTEHLEERPYVCEECGAKFAANSSLKNHMRLHTGEKPYQCKHCEMSFAVAAALSYHTKKKHAEGKMYCCQYCAATFAQSIELTRHVRTHTGDKPYVCRECGKGFKQANGLSVHLQSFHNVAEPHDCQKCRVSFGSLDELREHIQEVHPKELHQCPECSRIFSTAAQLEKHMNIHDGSKPYSCKSCNKSYQTLSGLWYHNRTTHPEVVTAEGSRPLSTVLRCKICNKAFCNRSSLFKHQITKHPDTHSSEGMEGKDTHTESSMWKCAYCPSAAVSEVELQQHVSSQHVSQQGAVFGCAVCSLTFASEAQCQHHFLSSHLQVIQKESSTQMVIQTQETSDEGTEHMEGLAQSQLLGSQQVFVAIGDGRETEAGSGIVAVNMEDLLTGRITLVCEENP, encoded by the exons ATGGAGCTACCGAACTGCAGCAGACAGTTGATGCAGCAGCTGCAGACTTTGAGAAAAGAGAGTCACTTCTGTGACTGCACCATTCTGGTTGGGGCAGCTCCTCACCCAGCTCACAAAGTGGTCCTGGCTGCATCCAGCCTCCTCCTCAAGTCTCTGTTGGAAAGTTCAGATAGTATCTCCATCGATGAGACCGTGGTCACTTCACAGGAGTTCTGCTCTTTACTGGACATGGTTTATACAGGGAAACTGCCAGTCGGAAAACATAATTTCACTAGAATTATTGCTGCAGCAGACAGCTTGCAGATGTTTGATGTGGCTGTGGGCTGCAAGAATATTTTCGATGAACTGGTACAGCAGGCCCAACCCAAAGAGCCTCTGCCTTTAAATGAAGAGCAGACTGACCGCCAAGATTACACCCTTTCAGGTGAAAGAGTGGAGGCACAAGAGGCATATAGCCAGGGAGGTGTTGGTTCAGATGATAGAACATCTGGTTGCCATTCAGTGTCTGACAACAGTgtgaagaacacagaaaaaatgaATGGATCAGATGCTGTGAAGAAGAATACAGAGGGTCTGACATGTGAAAAAGCCAGTCTGGCATCATCAAATGTTAAAg AAGAGGGCGCCATACAACTGCTTTCTCAAAAGCGAGACGAGCTCCTCCAAATACTGCAGCACCTCCAGCCGTGGATTAAATACCTACGCACCTGGGACACACTCCCCACAGTGCAAAGAGAG ATCATGCTGGAATGTTTTGAGGGAGGCCCTGGACCTGATGTGGTTTTCCAGCGCTTGTTAGACCGGCTGAAGGATGAGCATGATCTCTCAGACCAAACTCTCCTTAAACTACTCGAACAGCTTAAAAGCCTGAAGCATCATCTGACCAGAGAGCAAGAAATGGAAG GGAATTTGGGACAAGCTTCTGTATGTGCCGATAAACATGCTCCAAACCTATCTGACTACCTCAGCAGTGTTAACAACCTTTCTGATGTGTTGATACAGGCTGCAGACAAATGCAAAAATGAAGTTTTAAAGGAG GTTTTGTTGGTGTGTAAAGGAGAACAGGGTCATGTTCAGACAGTAAAGAAGCTGTTAAGTGCTCTCAGTGAGAGAGGAATAGAGGAAAGCTCTCTGCTGGAGCTGATTCAGGAGGCTGGGGAGGGTGCCCTAGGCCTGAACCAACTAGGGGAGTCCAGGAACACTGGAG aGCTTGTGAAACTGCAGACTGCAGGCTCAGAGGAGGAAGATGGGAATGAAGGTGAAAAACCCATGAATGATGTGAAGAGGAAGAGTGTGGTGCTCTCCTACAGTTGCCAGTGGTGCAAAAAGAGCTTTGACTATAAGTGTCGTCTAATGAGACACAGGAAGCGCTGTGCTCTGTCTCCAGGTAAAGTCCAGCACTGTTCCAACTGTCCTCTAGTCTTTCCTTCGCTGACTgctctccagcagcactgcagcGAGGCCCACGGTGGACCTCCagtaaagaagaagaaaacagagcCAGTGTCCTGCGACCTCTGCAGCAAAACCTTTAAACATCCATCTG GTTTGTTGTACCACAGACGGACTGAGCATTTGGAGGAAAGGCCTTATGTGTGTGAGGAATGTGGAGCCAAGTTTGCAGCGAACTCCTCGCTGAAGAACCACATGCGTTTGCACACGGGGGAGAAGCCGTATCAGTGTAAACACTGCGAGATGAGCTTTGCTGTGGCTGCCGCTCTGTCTTAtcacacaaaaaagaaacatgCTGAGG GGAAGATGTACTGCTGTCAGTACTGTGCAGCTACATTTGCTCAGTCCATCGAGCTGACGCGTCACGTccgcacacacacaggtgacaAACCCTACGTCTGCAGAGAGTGTGGAAAGGGCTTCAAACAAGCCAATGGACTCTCTGTACACCTACAGTCCTTTCACA ATGTTGCAGAACCTCACGACTGTCAGAAGTGCCGGGTGAGTTTTGGTTCTCTGGATGAACTCCGTGAACACATTCAGGAGGTTCATCCTAAAGAGCTGCACCAGTGCCCTGAGTGCAGCCGCATCTTCAGCACCGCGGCTCAGCTGGAGAAACACATGAACATTCACGATGGCAGCAAACCGTACAGCTGCAAGAGCTGCAACAAATCATACCAG actcTCTCAGGGCTGTGGTACCACAATCGCACCACTCACCCGGAGGTGGTCACTGCAGAGGGCAGCAGACCACTCTCTACAGTTCTCCGCTGTAAGATCTGTAATAAAGCTTTCTGCAATAGGAGCAGCCTGTTTAAACACCAAATAACCAAACACCCAG ATACACACTCCAGTGAGGGTATGGAAGGGAAGGATACACACACAG AATCTTCTATGTGGAAGTGTGCTTATTGTCCAAGTGCAGCGGTCAGTGAGGTGGAGCTGCAGCAGCATGTGTCCAGTCAACATGTGAGCCAACAGGGGGCAGTGTTCGGCTGTGCGGTCTGCTCTCTGACCTTTGCCTCTGAGGCCCAGTGTCAGCATCATTTTCTCAGTTCCCACTTGCAGGTCATCCAGAAGGAGTCGTCCACACAAATG GTGATCCAGACGCAAGAAACCTCAGACGAAGGGACAGAGCATATGGAAGGGCTAGCCCAATCACAGCTGCTGGGCTCTCAGCAGGTGTTTGTTGCCATAGGTGATGGCAGGGAGACAGAGGCGGGCTCTGGGATCGTAGCTGTGAATATGGAGGATCTACTGACAGGCAGAATCACACTGGTCTGTGAGGAGAATCCATAA
- the zbtb40 gene encoding zinc finger and BTB domain-containing protein 40 isoform X2: MELPNCSRQLMQQLQTLRKESHFCDCTILVGAAPHPAHKVVLAASSLLLKSLLESSDSISIDETVVTSQEFCSLLDMVYTGKLPVGKHNFTRIIAAADSLQMFDVAVGCKNIFDELVQQAQPKEPLPLNEEQTDRQDYTLSGERVEAQEAYSQGGVGSDDRTSGCHSVSDNSVKNTEKMNGSDAVKKNTEGLTCEKASLASSNVKEGAIQLLSQKRDELLQILQHLQPWIKYLRTWDTLPTVQREIMLECFEGGPGPDVVFQRLLDRLKDEHDLSDQTLLKLLEQLKSLKHHLTREQEMEGNLGQASVCADKHAPNLSDYLSSVNNLSDVLIQAADKCKNEVLKEVLLVCKGEQGHVQTVKKLLSALSERGIEESSLLELIQEAGEGALGLNQLGESRNTGELVKLQTAGSEEEDGNEGEKPMNDVKRKSVVLSYSCQWCKKSFDYKCRLMRHRKRCALSPGKVQHCSNCPLVFPSLTALQQHCSEAHGGPPVKKKKTEPVSCDLCSKTFKHPSGLLYHRRTEHLEERPYVCEECGAKFAANSSLKNHMRLHTGEKPYQCKHCEMSFAVAAALSYHTKKKHAEGKMYCCQYCAATFAQSIELTRHVRTHTGDKPYVCRECGKGFKQANGLSVHLQSFHNVAEPHDCQKCRVSFGSLDELREHIQEVHPKELHQCPECSRIFSTAAQLEKHMNIHDGSKPYSCKSCNKSYQTLSGLWYHNRTTHPEVVTAEGSRPLSTVLRCKICNKAFCNRSSLFKHQITKHPDTHSSEGMEGKDTHTESSMWKCAYCPSAAVSEVELQQHVSSQHVSQQGAVFGCAVCSLTFASEAQCQHHFLSSHLQVIQKESSTQMVIQTQETSDEGTEHMEGLAQSQLLGSQQVFVAIGDGRETEAGSGIVAVNMEDLLTGRITLVCEENP, from the exons ATGGAGCTACCGAACTGCAGCAGACAGTTGATGCAGCAGCTGCAGACTTTGAGAAAAGAGAGTCACTTCTGTGACTGCACCATTCTGGTTGGGGCAGCTCCTCACCCAGCTCACAAAGTGGTCCTGGCTGCATCCAGCCTCCTCCTCAAGTCTCTGTTGGAAAGTTCAGATAGTATCTCCATCGATGAGACCGTGGTCACTTCACAGGAGTTCTGCTCTTTACTGGACATGGTTTATACAGGGAAACTGCCAGTCGGAAAACATAATTTCACTAGAATTATTGCTGCAGCAGACAGCTTGCAGATGTTTGATGTGGCTGTGGGCTGCAAGAATATTTTCGATGAACTGGTACAGCAGGCCCAACCCAAAGAGCCTCTGCCTTTAAATGAAGAGCAGACTGACCGCCAAGATTACACCCTTTCAGGTGAAAGAGTGGAGGCACAAGAGGCATATAGCCAGGGAGGTGTTGGTTCAGATGATAGAACATCTGGTTGCCATTCAGTGTCTGACAACAGTgtgaagaacacagaaaaaatgaATGGATCAGATGCTGTGAAGAAGAATACAGAGGGTCTGACATGTGAAAAAGCCAGTCTGGCATCATCAAATGTTAAAg AGGGCGCCATACAACTGCTTTCTCAAAAGCGAGACGAGCTCCTCCAAATACTGCAGCACCTCCAGCCGTGGATTAAATACCTACGCACCTGGGACACACTCCCCACAGTGCAAAGAGAG ATCATGCTGGAATGTTTTGAGGGAGGCCCTGGACCTGATGTGGTTTTCCAGCGCTTGTTAGACCGGCTGAAGGATGAGCATGATCTCTCAGACCAAACTCTCCTTAAACTACTCGAACAGCTTAAAAGCCTGAAGCATCATCTGACCAGAGAGCAAGAAATGGAAG GGAATTTGGGACAAGCTTCTGTATGTGCCGATAAACATGCTCCAAACCTATCTGACTACCTCAGCAGTGTTAACAACCTTTCTGATGTGTTGATACAGGCTGCAGACAAATGCAAAAATGAAGTTTTAAAGGAG GTTTTGTTGGTGTGTAAAGGAGAACAGGGTCATGTTCAGACAGTAAAGAAGCTGTTAAGTGCTCTCAGTGAGAGAGGAATAGAGGAAAGCTCTCTGCTGGAGCTGATTCAGGAGGCTGGGGAGGGTGCCCTAGGCCTGAACCAACTAGGGGAGTCCAGGAACACTGGAG aGCTTGTGAAACTGCAGACTGCAGGCTCAGAGGAGGAAGATGGGAATGAAGGTGAAAAACCCATGAATGATGTGAAGAGGAAGAGTGTGGTGCTCTCCTACAGTTGCCAGTGGTGCAAAAAGAGCTTTGACTATAAGTGTCGTCTAATGAGACACAGGAAGCGCTGTGCTCTGTCTCCAGGTAAAGTCCAGCACTGTTCCAACTGTCCTCTAGTCTTTCCTTCGCTGACTgctctccagcagcactgcagcGAGGCCCACGGTGGACCTCCagtaaagaagaagaaaacagagcCAGTGTCCTGCGACCTCTGCAGCAAAACCTTTAAACATCCATCTG GTTTGTTGTACCACAGACGGACTGAGCATTTGGAGGAAAGGCCTTATGTGTGTGAGGAATGTGGAGCCAAGTTTGCAGCGAACTCCTCGCTGAAGAACCACATGCGTTTGCACACGGGGGAGAAGCCGTATCAGTGTAAACACTGCGAGATGAGCTTTGCTGTGGCTGCCGCTCTGTCTTAtcacacaaaaaagaaacatgCTGAGG GGAAGATGTACTGCTGTCAGTACTGTGCAGCTACATTTGCTCAGTCCATCGAGCTGACGCGTCACGTccgcacacacacaggtgacaAACCCTACGTCTGCAGAGAGTGTGGAAAGGGCTTCAAACAAGCCAATGGACTCTCTGTACACCTACAGTCCTTTCACA ATGTTGCAGAACCTCACGACTGTCAGAAGTGCCGGGTGAGTTTTGGTTCTCTGGATGAACTCCGTGAACACATTCAGGAGGTTCATCCTAAAGAGCTGCACCAGTGCCCTGAGTGCAGCCGCATCTTCAGCACCGCGGCTCAGCTGGAGAAACACATGAACATTCACGATGGCAGCAAACCGTACAGCTGCAAGAGCTGCAACAAATCATACCAG actcTCTCAGGGCTGTGGTACCACAATCGCACCACTCACCCGGAGGTGGTCACTGCAGAGGGCAGCAGACCACTCTCTACAGTTCTCCGCTGTAAGATCTGTAATAAAGCTTTCTGCAATAGGAGCAGCCTGTTTAAACACCAAATAACCAAACACCCAG ATACACACTCCAGTGAGGGTATGGAAGGGAAGGATACACACACAG AATCTTCTATGTGGAAGTGTGCTTATTGTCCAAGTGCAGCGGTCAGTGAGGTGGAGCTGCAGCAGCATGTGTCCAGTCAACATGTGAGCCAACAGGGGGCAGTGTTCGGCTGTGCGGTCTGCTCTCTGACCTTTGCCTCTGAGGCCCAGTGTCAGCATCATTTTCTCAGTTCCCACTTGCAGGTCATCCAGAAGGAGTCGTCCACACAAATG GTGATCCAGACGCAAGAAACCTCAGACGAAGGGACAGAGCATATGGAAGGGCTAGCCCAATCACAGCTGCTGGGCTCTCAGCAGGTGTTTGTTGCCATAGGTGATGGCAGGGAGACAGAGGCGGGCTCTGGGATCGTAGCTGTGAATATGGAGGATCTACTGACAGGCAGAATCACACTGGTCTGTGAGGAGAATCCATAA